A region of the Desulfovibrio sp. Fe33 genome:
ATCAGCAGTGAACGGGTGGTCTTTTCGCCTTCGGTCCCCGCCTTGCCGATGAGGGCCGGGCCGAAGCTTTCGGCCCGCGCCGGATCGGGAGGGCAAAAGACCGCGGATGTCCCCGCCAGGAGAAAAAGCAGGGTTCCGGTCAGGATTCTTGCGAAAAGCGTTTCGATCATCGGATGCGCCGCCGCTGGTTCAGATGAATTCAGGGGGGGCGCGCCGACCGATCCGCAAAAGGGTCGCCTATATCGTCCCCGCGACCGTTGTTAGCATTCCCGGCGCGAAGAGAAAACAGTTTCGTGCCCCGGAATGCGGCATCCCGGGGCGGGGAGAGCGGGTCACATGGTCTCGGGGAATTCGATGGCGTCCTGTGGGCAGACCTGGATGCAACTGCCGCACTCGTCGCACCGTTCACCGTCGACCCGGTAGACGTCGCCTTCCTCGATGGCCTTGAAGGTGCAGGCTTCGCGGCATTCTCCGCAGGCTACGCACTTGTCGGGATCGATGCGGACACCGGCCTGCCGGACGGTCTCTCCGCCGAAGGCGAAGCGCGAGCGCAGCAACTTGTGGTCGCGGTTTTCCATCTCGAAGTCGTAATCGAAGATTTCCCCTTTGCCCCTGAATATGCAGAAAAGCCTGATCGCCGGGTATCGTTCCGCATCCTCCAGGGCATATCTGTGCGGCTCGCTGCCGTCTTCCGCCTTTCTTCTCATTTCGTCTTCCTGGATTTCCCGGG
Encoded here:
- a CDS encoding 4Fe-4S binding protein, with product MTLREIHSAIEKIGCLTFTTLDNGAMHSRIVSVCGGDDEGIYFLTMNIKPFYRQLKSNPHVSICGIYPSGRKEGKNKVGQPYWRPGFFLRLTGEAREIQEDEMRRKAEDGSEPHRYALEDAERYPAIRLFCIFRGKGEIFDYDFEMENRDHKLLRSRFAFGGETVRQAGVRIDPDKCVACGECREACTFKAIEEGDVYRVDGERCDECGSCIQVCPQDAIEFPETM